The genomic region cattatttaccattaatttctgtTGGGctcaaaataatctgaaacacaaccaagacAAACCGCAAatacatccaacaagtttgtagagtcacaagcttgatgtagtcattgcatgctaggaatatggaaacaaatactaaacttttgactactttataaATAAGAATCTTAGGGAAGTCAATAGTTTTGACCCCAatatattacttgttaaacaaaatctctttctctgagcaatttcattagtataaaataatataattgcaTAAattatagctcagtatttgaatgaaTTATTTTAAAGTCAATATTGGTCATCGTTAtaaagggtgtcaatcatttcaaaccctactgtatatataaatattacaAGATAAAAAAATATCTTCACATATTGCCATCCAACAGTTCATATCTTGGTTATATTAAATTATTCTAGGATATCAATAACTTCAAATCCAACATTGTCAATGACATTAATGGAGGGGAGGTGATGTCCCATTATGTTGTGGAAGCAGTAGGCACAGTGTGCAGTCGCAACGGACGCTACCTTGGAGAAGTTGGAGAAGTCCACTCTGTACTTGCCCTCTTTGCTGCGGGAGATGATGGGTAGGAAGTTGTAACCCCACATGATCTCCTGAGGAATGAAGGAAGTCCTGACCTGGCAGGCTGAGCTGGTGGTCTCGGCTGTACCCTCCAGAAAGACCACCAGCTCAAACTCCTGCTTACGGAGAGTGTCCACTGCCATCTCAAAGAAAGGGCTAGCCTTGTCAATCACATGGTAGAGTGTGAGAGGGCACACAAAGAAGAGGTTGTCCTTCCCAGCGTCCATCATGAACTCAATGTTCACCTGGTCCATGATGATTGTCTCCCCATCGGGTTTGACTGTTGTCCTCAACAGCTTGCCGTAGATCTGGCTCCCGATCATCAGGGTCTTGCGTAAGTTGGCCACTCTTATCATAAGGCAAAGGATGTCCTTCTTAGGACAAATGACAGCCACCTCACTGAATGAGATGGTCTTGGCCCTTTTCTTAGGGAGGGATATCTTGGACACAATGATTCCACACATGAAGCAATGTATGAGGGCCCCTATGAGAGTCTGGATAATGATGAGGGCTACAGCACCAGGACATTGGGGGGTGACAGCGCGTACACCATACCCAATGGTGGTCTGGGTCtccagggagaagaggaaggccgTAGTCAGACCGTATACGTTCCACATACAGGGGATGTGGTTGCTTGGGGGGTTCTGCCATGTCAGGTCCCCGTTGTTCCGGGCGACCCA from Oncorhynchus keta strain PuntledgeMale-10-30-2019 chromosome 18, Oket_V2, whole genome shotgun sequence harbors:
- the kcnj1a.1 gene encoding ATP-sensitive inward rectifier potassium channel 1a.1, encoding MVFGIRKRIQDHLVERRIRRSRLVTKDGHCNIEFGNVKYGNHFAFLVDFWTTFVEFRWRFVLFFFIASFTLSWFIFSLLWFWVARNNGDLTWQNPPSNHIPCMWNVYGLTTAFLFSLETQTTIGYGVRAVTPQCPGAVALIIIQTLIGALIHCFMCGIIVSKISLPKKRAKTISFSEVAVICPKKDILCLMIRVANLRKTLMIGSQIYGKLLRTTVKPDGETIIMDQVNIEFMMDAGKDNLFFVCPLTLYHVIDKASPFFEMAVDTLRKQEFELVVFLEGTAETTSSACQVRTSFIPQEIMWGYNFLPIISRSKEGKYRVDFSNFSKVASVATAHCAYCFHNIMGHHLPSINVIDNVGFEVIDILE